In the genome of Pseudonocardia cypriaca, the window CCAGCAGGCCGACGGTGAGCCCACCCAGCAGCCATGCCACCGGCAGTGCGGGGGCGGCCAACGGGGTGGTGGGGGCGAGGATGTTGATCAGGGGGAGCAGGCCGTAGCCGAGTCCGACGCCCACCAGCGTCCCGGTCAGCGACGCGAGCACCCCGACGGCGGCCGCTTCCCGGCGTACCGAACCCAGCACCTGCCGCCGGGTCGCGCCGACGCAGCGCAGCAGCGCGAAGTCACGCAGGCGCTGCGCGAACAGGATCGAGAACGTGTTCGCGACGACCAGCGCCGAGACGAACAGCGCGACCCCGGCGAACAACAGACCCAGCAGCGCCATGAAGTCCACACCGTTGTTGAGCGCCGCGAGGCTCTCCCCGATGTACTCGTCGACCGGCTGCACCGTCAGGTCGTCCGGGAGCGGCCCCACCTCCCCGCGCACCGCCACCTGCACGCGGAAGGTGGGGTCGTCGCGCCACTGCAGGTACTGCGGCCAGGTGACGTAGACGGAGGCCTGGGTCCAGGTGGAGGGCGACTCCACGAGCCCGATCACTTGGAGGTCGACGGCGGTGGGCCCCTCGCCGACCCGGATCCGGTCGCCGACCGCGACCTCCTGGGCCCGGGCGTCCCACACGTGCATCACCGCCTCCCCCGTGCCTGCGGGGAAGCGGCCCGAGACGAGCTCCTGCCAGCGCAGGTCCTCCGAGGCGGCGATCGGCCCCACGGTGGTCTCGCCCCGCACGTCGCCCACGCCGAGTGGGGCGCCGTCCTCGGTGTGCGCCGGCAGGTAGGCCCGGCCGAGCGCGGACGCGTCGTCCCCGAGGCGGTCGACGAGCGCGATCACGTCCGACTCCGGTCCGTCCTCGGGGGGATCGACCACGTAGTCGGCGCCGCGGTAGGGCGACCCGGACGTCTCCATGAGTCCGGCGCGTGCCCCGGAGGCGAGCACGCCGATCACGACGACGAAGGCGACCGAGACGGTCACCGCGATCGCCGCCGCCACGTACCGGAGGACGTGGATGCGCAGGGAGGCGAGGAAGACGGTGCGCATCAGACGATCAGGCCGTCCTGCATGGTGACCACGTCGTCGGCGTAGCTCGCCGCGTCCCGGTCGTGGGTGACCATCACGACGGTCTGTCCGAGCTCGCGCACCGAGCGTCGCAGGTGCTCCAGGACCTCGGCGGAGGTGGTGCTGTCCAGGTTGCCGGTGGGCTCGTCGGCGAACAGCAGGTCCGGCTGGGTGACCAGGGCGCGGGCGATCGCGACCCGCTGCTGCTGGCCGCCGGACAGCTCGGCGGGCCGGTGGCCGAGCCGGTCGGCGACGCCGAGGGTCTCGGCGAGCGTGCGCGCGCGCTCCCGGGTCGCGTCGTCGATCCGTGCACCGTCCAGCTCCAGCGGGAGCAGGATGTTCTGCTCCGCGGTGAGCATCGGCAGCAGGTTGAACGACTGGAACACGAAGCCGACGTGCTTGCGGCGGAAGGTCGTGAGCGTGTCGTCGTCGAGTGCTCCGAGCTCGGTGCCGGCCACGGTGACGGTGCCACCGCTGGCCTGGTCGAGCCCGGCCAGGCAGTGCATGAGGGTGGACTTGCCCGACCCGCTCGGCCCCATGATCGCGGTGAACCTGCCGCGCGGCAGGTCGAGGTCGACGCCGCGCAGGGCGTGCACCTCGGTGTCGCCCCGGCCGTAGGTCTTGGTCAGGCTCCGCGCGCTGGCCGCCAGCGTCGGCTGAGGGGCGGGCGGGGGGTTGCCGAGCATTCTGGTCACTTCTGCATCCTCGGATCGTGCGTGGGGTCGGCGTACATGCGCGGGCAACCGCCGTCGGCGGCGTCGGGGCGCAGCTCGAAGTGCCAGGGTTCGTTGCGGTAGATCTGGCACAGCCCGTACTCGGCGCCGTGCTCGGACAGCCACGCCGCGGCATCGGACTTGCCGATGTCGACCGCGTCCCCCGACACGTGGGGTGACGTGTCCGCGGTGGCCACCCACCGGGCGGCCTCCTTCTCCGAGCCGTACTCGGCGAGGGCCTCGCGAAGCAGTTGGTTCTGGTAGGCAGGGGAACGCCAGCCGCTGTTGACGTAGAACGTGACCCCGTTGCGCGCAGCAGCCTTCGCGGCCCGGCGGACGGCCTTGAGCAGAGCCGGATCCAGCTCGGCCACGGCCGCGAACTCGTCGTCCGAGACCGTCACGCCGTCGGGGACGACACCGTCGGCCTTCCCCACAGCACCACGGCCGTCACCGGGTCGGACGTCGCTGCCCGGGGTGTCGTCTCCCTGCCGGGCCGCTGTCGCCGGACTCGTTGCGGGAACGGAACCCCCGCGGGCATCGCGGGTGGCCGCCGAGGACGAGGCCGCCCACGACTGGTAACCGACGGCCCCGACGATCGCGGTGATGACCACCGCCACGGCGACGAGGATCGTAGATCGAGTGGGGCGGCCTGCTGTTCGCGCTGGTGCGCGGTGGGACACGCCGCCGGCCGGCGCAGCGTGGTGGTGCCGGGACGGAGGTGGTTCCCGGTAGGCAGGCGACACGCGTCGGCCGGTGGGATCGGGAGCCCGCCTGTACCGGTCGTCGAGGACGCGCCCCGCCTGGTGGCGGCCCACCGGGATGGGTTGCGTCGGGAAGCGATCGTCGAACGCAGCGTCGTAACGGGCTGCTGAGACCGGGTAGGCGGCTGCGGCCGGCGCCCGGGTCATCCTCCGCTCCCCGGCTCCCGGACGCGGTCCCCGGGCTGGAGCTCGTCGCACTTCGCGCTCGCGGACTCCATGTCCGGGTCGTCGCCGTAGTACAGGATGTGCCCGTTGGCGTCGGGGTCCGGGAAGTCCTCCACGCCGTTCTCACGCATGCACTCGGCGGACTCGCGGCGTTCCTCCAGCTCGGCGGGACTCGGCGTGGCTCCCGCGGCGGCGCTCTGATCGTCACCGGTCTCGGTGCTCGAGCTGCCCGCCGTGGCGGACTTCTCGCCGCCACCGCTGCCGGTCCCGGCGGGCGTGTTCGAGCAGCCCGTGCCGATCAGGGCGACCAGGGCGACGGCGGCCACCAGCCGTCCGGACGGCGCCACGCGCAGTACCGCGGGGGTGCCGGTGGCCGAGACCGCCAGGGACCGGGCTGCTGCTCGTGCTGGTGCGCTGTGGGTCATGCCCGCAGTCAAGGCACCGCGGTG includes:
- a CDS encoding ABC transporter ATP-binding protein — translated: MLGNPPPAPQPTLAASARSLTKTYGRGDTEVHALRGVDLDLPRGRFTAIMGPSGSGKSTLMHCLAGLDQASGGTVTVAGTELGALDDDTLTTFRRKHVGFVFQSFNLLPMLTAEQNILLPLELDGARIDDATRERARTLAETLGVADRLGHRPAELSGGQQQRVAIARALVTQPDLLFADEPTGNLDSTTSAEVLEHLRRSVRELGQTVVMVTHDRDAASYADDVVTMQDGLIV
- a CDS encoding M15 family metallopeptidase — protein: MAVVITAIVGAVGYQSWAASSSAATRDARGGSVPATSPATAARQGDDTPGSDVRPGDGRGAVGKADGVVPDGVTVSDDEFAAVAELDPALLKAVRRAAKAAARNGVTFYVNSGWRSPAYQNQLLREALAEYGSEKEAARWVATADTSPHVSGDAVDIGKSDAAAWLSEHGAEYGLCQIYRNEPWHFELRPDAADGGCPRMYADPTHDPRMQK